In Fusobacterium canifelinum, a genomic segment contains:
- the fomA gene encoding major outer membrane protein FomA codes for MKKLALVLGSLLVVGSVASAKEVMPAPTPAPEKVVEYVEKPVIVYRDREVAPAWRPNGSVDVQYRWYGNVENRTPKKEDENSPWLGSNVNAGRLQTETKINFTEKQSLEVRSRNYHTLMSAKDSKASKDQLRLRHFYKFGKLGSSKIDATSRLEYKQAGNDGGKQVEASVFFDFADYIYSSNFFKADKFGFRVGYQHKWSGHNSGKIGQDFDDGTQDNYLVNFESEYTLPWGFSAELNAYNRYNVHNKKFGVYGKENKKSQFWGEVEAYIYQHTPLYKNNSVELSFDFEGGYDPYTWHQYKVVGPKDHNSYEVYMLPTFQVAYKPTDFVKLYAAAGAEYRNWAVNAESKAKNWRWQPTAWAGMKVTF; via the coding sequence ATGAAAAAATTAGCATTAGTATTAGGTTCATTATTAGTAGTTGGATCAGTTGCATCAGCTAAAGAAGTTATGCCTGCACCTACTCCAGCTCCTGAAAAAGTAGTAGAATATGTTGAAAAACCAGTTATAGTTTACAGAGACAGAGAAGTTGCTCCAGCTTGGAGACCAAATGGATCAGTAGATGTTCAATACAGATGGTATGGAAATGTAGAAAACAGAACTCCTAAAAAAGAAGATGAAAATAGTCCTTGGTTAGGAAGTAATGTAAATGCTGGAAGATTACAAACTGAAACTAAAATAAACTTCACTGAAAAACAATCATTAGAAGTAAGATCAAGAAATTACCATACTTTAATGAGTGCAAAAGATTCTAAAGCATCTAAAGATCAATTAAGATTAAGACACTTCTATAAATTTGGTAAGTTAGGTTCTTCTAAAATTGATGCTACATCAAGATTAGAATATAAACAAGCTGGAAATGACGGTGGAAAACAAGTAGAAGCATCAGTATTCTTTGATTTTGCTGATTATATCTATTCTAGTAATTTCTTTAAGGCTGACAAGTTTGGATTTAGAGTTGGATATCAACATAAATGGTCTGGACATAACAGTGGAAAAATTGGACAAGATTTTGATGATGGTACACAAGATAATTACTTAGTTAACTTTGAATCAGAATATACTTTACCATGGGGATTCAGTGCTGAATTAAATGCATACAACAGATATAATGTTCATAACAAAAAATTTGGTGTATATGGTAAAGAAAATAAAAAGAGTCAATTCTGGGGAGAAGTTGAAGCTTATATCTATCAACATACTCCATTATACAAAAATAATTCTGTAGAATTGTCATTTGATTTTGAAGGTGGATATGATCCATATACTTGGCACCAATATAAAGTTGTTGGACCAAAAGACCACAATTCTTATGAAGTTTATATGTTACCAACATTCCAAGTTGCTTATAAACCAACAGATTTCGTAAAATTATATGCAGCAGCTGGTGCTGAATATAGAAACTGGGCAGTTAATGCTGAATCTAAAGCTAAAAACTGGAGATGGCAACCAACAGCTTGGGCTGGTATGAAAGTTACTTTCTAA
- a CDS encoding ISL3 family transposase, which yields MISLSLSNFIKTILNIQDDNISFPEEDYCQIIQKGNYVIKVFKGFLKSNYCSCPHCNSKNIVKNGSRERNIKFIPFQNYNIELNLSIQRHICKDCKKTFSPSTSVAKDNSNISNNLKYAIAQELQENISLTFIAKKYNLSISSVQRIMDECYSDFKVNKDHLPETICIDEFKSVKNIDGAMSFIFADYQTKNIIDIVEDRRLNSLTEYFSRFSLEARNNVKYICMDMYSPYISLVKFIFPESEIVLDKFHIVNLVSRAFNQTRISIMNSLKDDSLKRKLKLFWKLLQKYYPDLCQEPYYCPSFKYKLSTKQKVDYLLEKSPELDVNFNIYQDILQSIRHNNFKRFENIVKKNLAKKEKVSKKMLVALKTLKKYMKHIENMFKSNITNGLIEGLNNKIKSIKRTAFGYSNFSNFKKRILIQAGIISISA from the coding sequence GTGATTTCATTGTCTCTATCTAATTTTATCAAAACTATTTTAAATATTCAAGATGATAATATTTCTTTTCCAGAAGAAGATTATTGTCAGATTATTCAAAAAGGTAATTATGTGATTAAAGTTTTTAAAGGTTTTCTTAAATCTAATTATTGTTCTTGTCCTCATTGTAATTCTAAAAATATTGTTAAAAATGGTTCTAGAGAACGTAATATTAAATTTATTCCTTTTCAAAATTACAACATTGAACTTAATCTTAGTATACAAAGACATATCTGTAAAGATTGTAAAAAAACTTTTTCTCCTTCTACTAGTGTTGCTAAAGATAATTCTAATATTTCTAATAACCTTAAATACGCTATTGCGCAAGAACTTCAAGAAAATATTTCTCTTACTTTTATTGCTAAGAAGTACAATCTTTCTATTTCTTCAGTTCAAAGAATTATGGATGAGTGTTACTCTGATTTTAAGGTTAATAAAGACCATTTACCTGAAACTATATGCATTGATGAGTTTAAGTCAGTTAAAAATATTGATGGTGCTATGTCTTTTATCTTTGCTGATTATCAAACTAAAAATATTATTGATATTGTGGAAGATAGAAGATTAAATTCCTTGACAGAATACTTTTCAAGATTTTCACTTGAAGCTAGGAATAATGTAAAATATATCTGTATGGATATGTATTCTCCATATATTAGTTTGGTAAAATTTATTTTTCCTGAGTCTGAGATAGTATTAGATAAATTTCATATTGTTAATCTAGTTAGTAGAGCTTTTAACCAAACTAGAATATCTATTATGAATTCTCTTAAAGATGATTCATTAAAAAGAAAATTAAAACTATTTTGGAAATTACTCCAAAAATATTATCCTGACCTTTGTCAAGAACCATATTATTGTCCAAGCTTTAAATACAAACTTAGTACTAAGCAAAAAGTGGACTATCTTCTAGAAAAGAGTCCTGAATTAGATGTTAATTTTAATATATATCAAGATATTCTTCAATCAATAAGACATAATAACTTTAAAAGATTTGAAAATATTGTAAAGAAAAATTTAGCTAAAAAAGAGAAAGTATCTAAAAAAATGCTAGTAGCTTTAAAGACTTTAAAAAAATATATGAAACACATTGAAAATATGTTTAAGTCAAACATTACAAATGGGTTGATAGAAGGTTTAAACAACAAAATTAAGTCAATAAAGAGAACAGCATTTGGATATTCAAATTTTAGTAATTTTAAAAAGCGCATATTAATTCAAGCAGGAATTATATCAATTAGTGCTTAA